A single region of the Streptomyces vilmorinianum genome encodes:
- a CDS encoding DoxX family protein, with the protein MPGRRHGTTGTTGSYGTTGGGLAGWKAAGTRYALLPLRVFLGVTFIYAGLDKITDSAFMSDTGSGSIGEMMRGVRDTSAIPALVDLALNNPVGFGYAIACGELAVGIGTLLGLFARLAALGGALISLSLWLTVSWQTDPYYYGNDLAYLMSWLPLVLAGASVFSLDAVLAERRRRR; encoded by the coding sequence ATGCCAGGACGCAGACACGGGACGACCGGGACGACCGGCTCCTACGGAACGACGGGCGGCGGGCTCGCCGGGTGGAAGGCGGCCGGGACGCGATACGCGCTGCTGCCACTGCGGGTCTTTCTCGGGGTCACCTTCATCTACGCCGGGCTCGACAAGATCACGGACTCCGCCTTCATGTCCGACACCGGCAGCGGGTCCATCGGCGAGATGATGCGCGGCGTCCGGGACACCTCGGCCATCCCCGCCCTCGTCGACCTCGCGCTCAACAACCCCGTCGGCTTCGGGTACGCCATCGCCTGCGGCGAGCTGGCCGTCGGCATCGGGACCCTGCTGGGCCTGTTCGCCCGGCTGGCCGCGCTCGGCGGGGCGCTGATCTCCCTGAGCCTGTGGCTGACCGTGAGCTGGCAGACCGACCCGTACTACTACGGCAACGACCTCGCCTATCTGATGTCCTGGCTGCCGCTGGTGCTCGCCGGCGCCTCCGTGTTCTCCCTCGATGCCGTTCTCGCCGAGCGGCGGCGGAGACGGTAG
- a CDS encoding class II aldolase/adducin family protein yields the protein MSEIPAPVPADRLHIAMPPVHETVDEERTYRKQRLAGALRLFGRFGYEEGVSGHVTARDPQYPDCYWVNPFGAPFAELTVSDLVLVNGDGQVLQGGAHVNQAAFAVHAQVHRARPDVVAVAHSHSTYGRALAALGELIEPITQEACGFYQDHALYDAYTGVAVDPEEGRRIATALGPYKAIVLRNHGLLTVGSSVDAAAWWFIAMERCAQVQLTARAAGKPVPIGHREAVATREQLGTDLAAWVNYQPLWRRISRAEPELLS from the coding sequence ATGAGCGAGATACCTGCCCCCGTCCCCGCGGACCGGCTGCACATCGCGATGCCTCCCGTCCACGAGACCGTCGATGAGGAGCGGACGTACCGCAAGCAGAGACTCGCGGGCGCGCTCAGACTCTTCGGACGGTTCGGGTACGAGGAGGGCGTCTCCGGGCATGTCACCGCCCGGGACCCGCAGTACCCCGACTGTTACTGGGTGAACCCCTTCGGCGCGCCCTTCGCCGAGCTGACCGTGAGCGACCTCGTCCTGGTCAACGGGGACGGGCAGGTGCTCCAGGGCGGCGCGCACGTCAACCAGGCCGCCTTCGCCGTCCACGCGCAGGTGCACCGGGCCCGGCCCGATGTCGTCGCCGTCGCCCACAGCCACTCCACCTACGGGCGGGCGCTCGCCGCCCTCGGCGAGCTGATCGAACCGATCACCCAGGAGGCCTGCGGGTTCTATCAGGACCACGCGCTCTACGACGCCTACACCGGTGTCGCCGTCGACCCGGAGGAAGGGCGGCGGATCGCCACCGCCCTCGGCCCGTACAAGGCGATCGTGCTGCGCAACCACGGGCTGCTGACCGTCGGGTCCTCGGTCGACGCGGCCGCCTGGTGGTTCATCGCGATGGAACGGTGCGCCCAGGTCCAGCTGACCGCGCGGGCTGCGGGCAAACCGGTGCCGATCGGGCATCGGGAGGCGGTCGCCACCCGCGAACAGCTCGGCACCGACCTCGCCGCGTGGGTCAACTACCAGCCACTGTGGCGCAGGATCAGCCGTGCGGAGCCCGAACTCCTGTCGTAG
- the guaA gene encoding glutamine-hydrolyzing GMP synthase, which yields MSSATPAAAPDVTNPDVVLVVDFGAQYAQLIARRVREARVYSEIVPSTMPVAEMLAKKPKAIILSGGPSSVYAEGAPRLDRALFEAGVPVFGMCYGFQLMATTLGGTVDNTGAREYGRTPLHVSKAGSTLFEGTPTEQSVWMSHGDACSAAPEGFAVTASTDVVPVAAFENDEKKLYGVQYHPEVLHSTHGQQILEHFLYRGAGIEPTWTTGNVIDEQVAAIREQVGGKRAICGLSGGVDSAVAAALVQKAIGSQLTCVYVDHGLMRKGETEQVEKDFVAATGVQLKVVDAQERFLTALAGVSDPEEKRKIIGREFIRVFEQAQAEIVAESAGTGEDVAFLVQGTLYPDIVESGGGTGTANIKSHHNVGGLPEDLEFELVEPLRQLFKDEVRMVGQELGLPDEIVQRQPFPGPGLGIRIVGEVTKDRLDLLREADAIAREELTAAGLDREIWQCPVVLLADVRSVGVQGDGRTYGHPIVLRPVSSEDAMTADWTRMPYDVLARISTRITNEVADVNRVVLDVTSKPPGTIEWE from the coding sequence GTGTCATCAGCGACTCCCGCTGCCGCGCCCGACGTCACCAACCCGGACGTAGTCCTCGTTGTCGACTTCGGCGCCCAGTACGCACAGCTCATCGCCCGACGCGTCCGTGAGGCGCGGGTCTACAGCGAGATCGTCCCGTCCACCATGCCGGTGGCCGAGATGCTGGCCAAGAAGCCGAAGGCGATCATCCTCTCCGGCGGCCCCTCCTCCGTGTACGCGGAGGGCGCCCCGCGCCTCGACCGCGCGCTCTTCGAGGCCGGTGTCCCGGTCTTCGGCATGTGCTACGGCTTCCAGCTGATGGCGACCACCCTCGGTGGCACCGTCGACAACACGGGCGCCCGCGAGTACGGCCGTACGCCGCTGCACGTCTCCAAGGCCGGGTCGACGCTCTTCGAGGGCACCCCGACCGAGCAGTCCGTGTGGATGTCGCACGGCGACGCCTGCTCCGCCGCCCCCGAGGGCTTCGCCGTCACCGCGTCCACGGACGTCGTGCCGGTCGCCGCCTTCGAGAACGACGAGAAGAAGCTGTACGGCGTCCAGTACCACCCCGAGGTGCTGCACTCCACGCACGGCCAGCAGATCCTGGAGCACTTCCTCTACCGGGGCGCCGGCATCGAGCCGACCTGGACCACCGGCAACGTCATCGACGAGCAGGTCGCGGCCATCCGCGAGCAGGTCGGCGGCAAGCGCGCCATCTGCGGTCTGTCCGGTGGCGTCGACTCCGCCGTGGCCGCCGCGCTCGTGCAGAAGGCCATCGGCTCGCAGCTCACCTGCGTGTACGTCGACCACGGTCTGATGCGCAAGGGCGAGACCGAGCAGGTCGAGAAGGACTTCGTCGCGGCGACCGGCGTGCAGCTGAAGGTCGTCGACGCGCAGGAGCGATTCCTCACCGCGCTCGCCGGGGTCTCCGACCCCGAGGAGAAGCGGAAGATCATCGGCCGGGAGTTCATCCGCGTCTTCGAGCAGGCGCAGGCCGAGATCGTCGCCGAGTCGGCGGGCACCGGCGAGGACGTCGCGTTCCTCGTCCAGGGCACGCTCTACCCGGACATCGTGGAGTCCGGTGGCGGCACCGGCACCGCGAACATCAAGTCCCACCACAACGTGGGCGGCCTCCCCGAGGACCTGGAGTTCGAGCTCGTCGAGCCGCTGCGCCAGCTGTTCAAGGACGAGGTCCGCATGGTCGGCCAGGAGCTCGGCCTGCCGGACGAGATCGTCCAGCGTCAGCCCTTCCCGGGCCCGGGTCTCGGTATCCGTATCGTCGGCGAGGTCACCAAGGACCGTCTCGACCTGCTGCGCGAGGCCGACGCCATCGCCCGCGAGGAGCTGACGGCCGCCGGTCTCGACCGCGAGATCTGGCAGTGCCCGGTGGTCCTGCTCGCCGATGTGCGCTCCGTGGGCGTGCAGGGCGACGGCCGCACGTACGGCCACCCGATCGTCCTGCGCCCCGTCTCCTCCGAGGACGCGATGACGGCGGACTGGACGCGCATGCCGTACGACGTGCTCGCGAGGATCTCGACCCGGATCACCAACGAGGTCGCCGATGTGAACCGTGTGGTGCTCGACGTGACGAGCAAGCCCCCGGGCACCATCGAGTGGGAGTAG
- a CDS encoding chorismate mutase, with translation MTTKTAEKTGARTDEAAALIGDARERIDALDDRIIGLIQERMAISAVIQEARIGSGGRRVNLAREMEVLGHYRDALGKPGTALAMTMLELCRGRI, from the coding sequence ATGACCACGAAGACCGCTGAGAAGACCGGCGCCCGCACCGACGAGGCCGCCGCGCTCATCGGCGACGCCCGCGAGCGGATCGACGCGCTCGACGACCGGATCATCGGCCTGATCCAGGAACGGATGGCGATCTCGGCCGTCATCCAGGAGGCCCGGATCGGCTCGGGCGGCCGCCGCGTGAACCTCGCGCGCGAGATGGAGGTGCTCGGCCACTACCGGGACGCGCTGGGCAAGCCGGGTACGGCGCTGGCCATGACGATGCTGGAGCTGTGCCGCGGCCGCATCTGA
- a CDS encoding GMC oxidoreductase has protein sequence MTAVPPAQNQDEDDLDSAYDYDVIVVGSGFGGSVTALRLTEKGYRVGVLEAGRRFTRTELPRNSWDLKNFLWAPALGLYGIQRIHLLGNVMVLAGAGVGGGSLNYANTLYVPPAPFFEDPQWKDITDWQEELAPYYDQAKRMLGVRLNPTVTPSDVHLKATARAMGIGDTFHMAPVGVFFGDGDDADGTVKAKPGAEVADPYFGGAGPSRRACTECGECMTGCRHGAKNTLNENYLHLAEKAGAVVHPMTSVVALTEDSRGGFAVKTLPTDHRRKGRQGGAARSASVRGGGREAGGRTFTARRVVVAAGTYGTQTLLHRMKDSGLLPRISARLGELTRTNSEALVGSQTTDRRYRKKHGAAKADFTRGVAITSSIHPDENTHIEPVRYGKGSNAMGGMTILQVPYGAHRVRNWLLELVKHPALAVRSLSNRRWSERTIIGLVMQSLDNSLTTFRKPRGLGKGLLTARQGHGAPNPNQIPEATRAASLLAEEINGFAGSNIGELMGTPLTAHFLGGCPIGADAASGVIDPYHRLFGHPGISVVDGAAVSANLGVNPSLTITAQAERAMSFWPNKGEEDPRPRQGEEYVRLAAVAPKAPAVPADAFGALKLPFLGMPAVPPKKQLP, from the coding sequence ATGACCGCGGTACCCCCTGCCCAGAATCAGGACGAGGACGACCTGGACTCGGCGTACGACTACGACGTCATCGTCGTCGGCTCCGGCTTCGGCGGCTCGGTCACGGCCCTCCGGCTGACCGAGAAGGGCTACCGCGTCGGGGTCCTGGAAGCGGGCCGCCGCTTCACCCGTACGGAACTGCCCAGGAACTCCTGGGACCTGAAGAACTTCCTCTGGGCCCCCGCCCTCGGCCTCTACGGCATCCAGCGCATCCACCTGCTGGGCAATGTGATGGTCCTGGCGGGCGCGGGGGTCGGCGGCGGCTCCCTGAACTACGCCAACACCCTCTACGTGCCGCCCGCGCCGTTCTTCGAGGACCCGCAGTGGAAGGACATCACGGACTGGCAGGAGGAGCTGGCGCCGTACTACGACCAGGCCAAGCGGATGCTGGGCGTCCGCCTCAACCCGACCGTGACCCCCTCGGACGTCCATCTCAAGGCGACCGCGCGGGCCATGGGGATCGGCGACACCTTCCACATGGCGCCGGTCGGTGTCTTCTTCGGGGACGGCGACGACGCCGACGGAACGGTGAAGGCGAAGCCGGGCGCGGAGGTCGCCGACCCGTACTTCGGCGGCGCGGGACCCTCCCGGCGGGCCTGTACCGAGTGCGGCGAGTGCATGACGGGCTGCCGCCACGGCGCCAAGAACACCCTCAACGAGAACTACCTCCACCTCGCCGAGAAGGCCGGCGCCGTGGTCCACCCCATGACCTCGGTGGTCGCCCTCACCGAGGACTCGCGGGGCGGCTTCGCCGTCAAGACCCTCCCCACCGACCACCGGCGCAAAGGACGACAAGGAGGGGCGGCGCGAAGCGCCTCGGTGAGGGGTGGTGGTCGGGAGGCGGGCGGGCGTACGTTCACGGCGCGCCGGGTCGTCGTCGCGGCCGGTACGTATGGCACACAGACGCTGCTGCACCGGATGAAGGACTCCGGGCTGCTGCCCCGGATCTCGGCCCGGCTCGGCGAGCTGACGCGGACGAACTCCGAGGCGCTCGTCGGCTCGCAGACCACCGACCGGCGCTACCGCAAGAAGCACGGCGCGGCGAAGGCCGACTTCACGCGCGGGGTCGCGATCACCTCCTCGATCCACCCGGACGAGAACACCCACATCGAGCCGGTCCGCTACGGCAAGGGCTCCAACGCCATGGGCGGCATGACGATCCTCCAGGTGCCGTACGGCGCGCACCGGGTACGGAACTGGCTCCTGGAGCTCGTCAAGCACCCCGCGCTCGCCGTCCGCTCCCTCTCCAACCGCCGCTGGTCGGAGCGGACCATCATCGGCCTCGTCATGCAGTCCCTGGACAACTCCCTGACGACCTTCCGCAAGCCCCGCGGTCTCGGCAAGGGCCTGCTCACGGCCCGCCAGGGCCACGGCGCCCCGAACCCGAACCAGATCCCGGAGGCGACCCGTGCGGCGTCGCTGCTCGCCGAGGAGATCAACGGCTTCGCCGGCTCCAACATCGGCGAGCTGATGGGCACCCCGCTGACCGCGCACTTCCTGGGCGGCTGCCCGATCGGCGCCGACGCCGCGTCCGGTGTCATCGACCCGTACCACCGCCTGTTCGGCCATCCGGGCATCTCGGTGGTCGACGGGGCGGCGGTCTCCGCCAACCTCGGCGTCAACCCGTCGCTGACGATCACGGCCCAGGCGGAGCGGGCGATGTCGTTCTGGCCGAACAAGGGGGAGGAGGACCCGCGCCCGCGTCAGGGCGAGGAGTACGTCCGCCTCGCCGCGGTCGCCCCGAAGGCGCCGGCGGTCCCGGCGGACGCCTTCGGCGCGCTGAAGCTTCCGTTCCTGGGAATGCCGGCGGTCCCGCCGAAGAAGCAGCTGCCGTAG
- a CDS encoding succinic semialdehyde dehydrogenase gives MTDSQALATTVTATTAPGTNPLAPSPAGARTAADVVTPDVVAQLTRGVVGSGRTANHTPFTGERLAELPESTPEDVAEAFARARAAQGAWAATPVRARAAVLLRFHDLILERQAEVLDLIQLETGKARLHAHEEVLSVAVAARHYGRKAPSYLRPKRHTGVVPTLTKVTELRQPRGVVGQIAPWNYPLELSIGDAIPAFVAGNAVVMKPDTETALTALWARDLLIEAGLPAEVFQVVIGDGPVVGPEVVKHADYVSFTGSTRTGREVAQGAAARLVGVTLELGGKNAMLVLKDADIEKAAAGAVRACFSSAGQLCISIERLYVHESVADDFVARFAARTKAMRLGNSLSYGADMGSLVGERQLETVSRHVEEAVAKGAKLVAGGVARPDIGPLFYEPTILDGVEAPMAVCSEETFGPVVSIYRFKDEDEVVELANATPYGLNSSVWTKDARRGHAVAARLRTGTVNINEGYAPAYGSVRAPMGGMKDSGLGRRHGSEGILKFTEAQTVAQQRLIPLAPSFGMDDERYAAFMSLSLKAMKALRLR, from the coding sequence ATGACGGACTCGCAGGCACTCGCCACCACGGTCACGGCCACCACCGCCCCCGGTACGAACCCTCTCGCTCCCTCGCCTGCCGGTGCCCGCACCGCCGCCGACGTGGTCACGCCCGACGTGGTCGCCCAGCTCACCCGCGGAGTCGTCGGTTCCGGCCGCACCGCGAACCACACCCCCTTCACCGGGGAGCGGCTGGCCGAGCTGCCCGAGTCCACCCCCGAGGACGTCGCCGAGGCCTTCGCCCGCGCCCGCGCGGCCCAGGGCGCCTGGGCCGCGACCCCGGTCCGCGCCCGCGCCGCAGTGCTGCTCCGCTTCCACGACCTGATCCTGGAGCGCCAGGCCGAGGTGCTCGACCTCATCCAGCTGGAGACCGGCAAGGCGCGCCTGCACGCCCACGAAGAGGTCCTCTCGGTCGCCGTCGCCGCCCGCCACTACGGCCGCAAGGCCCCCTCGTACCTGCGGCCCAAGCGTCACACCGGCGTCGTCCCGACCCTCACGAAGGTCACCGAGCTGCGCCAGCCGCGCGGCGTCGTCGGCCAGATCGCGCCCTGGAACTACCCGCTGGAGCTCTCGATCGGCGACGCGATACCCGCCTTCGTCGCGGGCAACGCCGTCGTCATGAAGCCCGACACCGAGACCGCGCTCACCGCGCTCTGGGCCCGCGACCTGCTCATCGAGGCCGGTCTGCCCGCCGAGGTCTTCCAGGTCGTCATCGGCGACGGACCGGTCGTCGGACCCGAGGTCGTCAAGCACGCCGACTACGTCTCCTTCACCGGCTCCACCCGTACCGGCCGCGAGGTCGCCCAGGGTGCCGCCGCCCGGCTCGTCGGCGTGACGCTCGAACTCGGCGGCAAGAACGCCATGCTGGTCCTGAAGGACGCCGACATCGAGAAGGCGGCCGCCGGCGCCGTCCGCGCCTGCTTCTCCTCCGCCGGACAGCTCTGCATCTCCATCGAGCGGCTGTACGTCCACGAGTCGGTCGCCGACGACTTCGTGGCCCGCTTCGCCGCCCGTACGAAGGCGATGCGGCTCGGCAACTCCCTCTCCTACGGCGCCGACATGGGCTCCCTCGTCGGCGAGCGGCAGCTGGAGACCGTCTCCCGCCACGTCGAGGAGGCCGTCGCCAAGGGCGCCAAGCTCGTCGCGGGCGGCGTCGCCCGCCCCGACATCGGCCCGCTCTTCTACGAGCCGACGATCCTCGACGGAGTCGAGGCCCCGATGGCGGTCTGCTCCGAGGAGACCTTCGGCCCGGTCGTCTCGATCTACCGCTTCAAGGACGAGGACGAGGTCGTCGAGCTGGCCAACGCCACCCCGTACGGGCTCAACTCCTCGGTCTGGACGAAGGACGCGCGGCGGGGCCACGCCGTCGCCGCCCGGCTGCGCACCGGCACCGTCAACATCAACGAGGGGTACGCGCCGGCGTACGGCAGCGTCCGCGCGCCCATGGGCGGAATGAAGGACTCCGGGCTCGGCCGACGACACGGCTCGGAGGGCATCCTCAAGTTCACCGAGGCCCAGACCGTGGCCCAGCAGCGGCTGATCCCGCTCGCGCCGTCCTTCGGGATGGACGACGAGCGGTACGCCGCGTTCATGAGCCTGTCCCTGAAGGCGATGAAGGCCCTGCGCCTGCGCTGA
- a CDS encoding serine/threonine-protein kinase encodes MEHSQSADTAAGLLLAGRYRLGETIGRGGMGKVWRAHDEVLHRVVAVKELTAGRFVAEADRLVLHARTQKEARAAARITHPGVVTVHDVLEHDDRPWIVMQYVDGPSLADAAKESGTIEAREAARIGLHVLGALRAAHAAGVLHRDVKPGNVLLARDGRVLLTDFGIAAIEGDSTITRTGELVGSIDYLAPERVRGGDPGPASDLWSLGATLYTAVEGTSPFRRTSPISTMQAVVTEEPPHPEKAGPLAPVIVALLRKDPADRPAADEAERMLLDAMEGRRPAEAQAYVPTQRVGQGELTSATARMPEPAGPSATSPSAGARSATAPTLADPSAPFAPSAPFAPSAPAAQGGRGRWRTVAMAAVLAGLVAGGAVFAAMHYSGGGGKAGGAGHSTQPEATKTAKGSLPAGWRRVEDPEGFSLAVPEGWKRQMNGDNIDYTPDNGRHRIRISIDPTPDFENPYMHALDLEKTVKRRAQYQKVLLNQNTYRDQVRSALWEFTWQEKADFPGPRHAIDQLYFGDDGTEYALFMASPESSWETTREQFDIVLQHWRAPGD; translated from the coding sequence GTGGAACATTCACAGAGTGCGGATACCGCCGCGGGGCTGCTGCTCGCCGGGCGATACCGGCTGGGCGAGACCATCGGCCGCGGCGGCATGGGCAAGGTCTGGCGAGCGCACGACGAGGTCCTGCACCGGGTCGTGGCGGTCAAGGAGTTGACGGCGGGTCGGTTCGTGGCCGAGGCCGACCGGCTGGTTCTGCACGCCCGTACGCAGAAAGAGGCCCGGGCCGCGGCGCGGATCACCCACCCGGGCGTGGTCACCGTGCACGACGTGCTGGAGCACGACGACCGGCCGTGGATCGTGATGCAGTACGTCGACGGGCCCTCGCTCGCGGACGCCGCGAAGGAGTCCGGCACGATCGAGGCCCGCGAGGCGGCCAGGATCGGGCTGCACGTCCTCGGGGCCCTGCGCGCCGCGCACGCGGCGGGGGTGCTGCACCGGGACGTCAAGCCCGGCAACGTCCTGCTGGCCCGCGACGGACGCGTGCTGCTCACCGACTTCGGCATCGCGGCGATCGAGGGCGACTCGACGATCACACGGACCGGTGAACTCGTCGGCTCCATCGACTATCTGGCGCCCGAGCGGGTACGGGGCGGGGATCCGGGGCCCGCCTCCGACCTCTGGTCGCTGGGCGCGACGCTGTACACGGCGGTGGAGGGCACCTCGCCGTTCCGGCGGACCTCGCCGATCAGCACCATGCAGGCCGTGGTGACCGAGGAGCCGCCGCACCCGGAGAAGGCGGGCCCGCTGGCCCCCGTCATCGTCGCGCTGCTCCGCAAGGACCCCGCGGACCGGCCGGCCGCGGACGAGGCCGAGCGGATGCTGCTCGACGCCATGGAGGGCCGTCGACCGGCCGAGGCGCAGGCGTACGTGCCGACGCAGCGGGTGGGGCAGGGGGAACTGACCTCCGCGACCGCACGGATGCCGGAGCCGGCGGGGCCCTCTGCCACGTCTCCTTCGGCCGGGGCCCGTTCGGCCACCGCCCCGACGCTCGCCGACCCGTCCGCGCCGTTCGCCCCGTCCGCGCCGTTCGCCCCGTCCGCGCCCGCCGCCCAGGGCGGTCGTGGCCGGTGGCGAACGGTGGCCATGGCGGCCGTTCTCGCCGGTCTGGTCGCCGGTGGAGCCGTCTTCGCCGCCATGCACTACTCCGGCGGAGGCGGCAAGGCCGGGGGCGCCGGTCACAGCACGCAGCCCGAGGCGACGAAGACCGCGAAGGGTTCTCTCCCGGCCGGCTGGCGCCGCGTCGAGGACCCCGAGGGCTTCAGCCTGGCGGTGCCCGAGGGCTGGAAGCGCCAGATGAACGGCGACAACATCGACTACACGCCGGACAACGGACGCCACCGGATCCGGATCAGCATCGACCCCACGCCCGACTTCGAGAATCCCTACATGCACGCGCTGGACCTGGAGAAGACGGTGAAGAGGCGGGCCCAGTACCAGAAGGTCCTGCTGAACCAGAACACCTACCGCGACCAGGTCCGCTCCGCCCTGTGGGAGTTCACCTGGCAGGAGAAGGCGGACTTCCCGGGCCCGAGGCACGCGATCGACCAGCTGTACTTCGGGGACGACGGCACCGAGTACGCCCTGTTCATGGCCTCGCCGGAGTCGAGCTGGGAGACCACCCGGGAACAGTTCGACATCGTGCTGCAGCACTGGCGGGCGCCGGGCGACTGA